In Colletotrichum lupini chromosome 6, complete sequence, a single window of DNA contains:
- a CDS encoding CTP synthase, translated as MRYVLVSGGVISGVGKGIIASSTGLLLKTLGLRVTSIKIDPYLSVDAGLMAPAEHGECFVLHDGMEVDLDLGNYERYLNIRLTGEHNITTGKVYRHVIDKERRGDYLGKTVQVVPHVTDAIQDWIERVAKIPTDDSGEEPDVCIIELGGTVGDIESMPYVEALTQLRHRAGSGNFIQIHVSYVPTIHGEQKTKPTQHAVKTVRSYGLVPDMIACRCEQPLEEATVRKIALLCQVDVPQVLVVRDMPTIYQVPLLLEEQNLIPWLRKAVNLDALSIPQSRIAEGAALWKTWASVVSRPYDGEINIALVGKYVKSQDAYLSVVKALEHSAMHLRKKLNICWVDAEHLEIQAKSADQAQYHKAWHDVCTASGIIVPGGFGTRGTEGMMKVSKWARENGTPFLGVCLGFQTAIIQYARDFLNIADATSEEFDAQAENKVVIYMPEISRDKLGGTMRLGLRPTEFQPGSEWSKLRALYGEADSVEERHRHRYEANPAYVEKLSEAGLNFIGKDDTGERMEIFELQNHPYFVGTQFHAEYQSKVLNPSRPYLGFVAASAGCLDRVVKEELAASKQANGVKHVV; from the exons ATGCGTTACGTTCTCGTCTCAGGCGGTGTCATCTCTGGAGTGGGCAAGGGCATCATCGCCTCTTCCACGGGTCTG CTCCTCAAGACCTTGGGACTGCGCGTCACTAGCATCAAGATCGACCCGTACCTGTCG GTCGATGCTGGTCTTATGGCTCCCGCCGAGCACGGCGAATGCTTTGTG TTGCACGATGGCATGGAGGTAGATCTCG ACCTGGGCAACTACGAGCGCTACCTCAACATCCGTCTGACGGGCGAGCACAACATTACCACCGGCAAGGTCTACAGGCATGTCATTGACAAGGAGCGCCGCGGCGATTACCTTGGAAAGACGGTTCAGGT CGTGCCTCACGTCACCGATGCGATCCAGGACTGGATCGAGCGTGTTGCCAAGATCCCCACAGACGACTCCGGCGAGGAGCCCGATGTCTGCATTATCGAGCTTGG AGGTACAGTCGGTGATATCGAAAGC ATGCCCTACGTCGAGGCATTGACTCAAT TGCGCCACAGAGCCGGAAGCGGCAACTTCATTCAGATCCACGTCTCCTACGTGCCCACCATCCACGGCGAGCAGAAGACGAAGCCCACACAGCATGCCGTGAAGACGGTTCGCAGTTACGGCCTGGTTCCTGATATG ATCGCCTGCCGCTGCGAGCAGCCCCTTGAGGAGGCTACGGTGAGAAAGATTGCCCTTCTTTGCCAGGTCGACGTCCCTCAGGTCCTCGTCGTTCGCGACATGCCCACCATCTACCAAGTTCCTCTCCTCTTGGAGGAGCAGAACCTTATCCCCTGGCTGCGCAAGGCCGTCAACTTGGACGCTCTGTCCATCCCTCAGTCTCGCATCGCCGAGGGAGCGGCACTATGGAAGACATGGGCTTCCGTCGTCAGCCGCCCGTACGACGGTGAGATCAACATCGCCCTTGTCGGCAAGTACGTCAAGTCTCAGGACGCCTATCTGTCCGTTGTCAAGGCTCTGGAGCACTCGGCGATGCACCTGCGCAAGAAGCTCAACATCTGCTGGGTTGATGCCGAGCATCTCGAGATCCAGGCCAAGTCCGCGGATCAGGCCCAGTACCACAAGGCATGGCACGATGTCTGCACCGCCTCCGGTATCATTGTCCCCGGTGGCTTCGGTACCAGAGGTACCGAGGGTATGATGAAGGTTTCCAAGTGGGCGCGTGAGAACGGTACCCCGTTCCTCGGTGTCTGCCTTGGTTTCCAAACTGCCATCATCCAGTACGCCCGCGACTTCCTCAATATCGCTGACGCCACCTCGGAGGAATTTGATGCCCAGGCCGAGAACAAGGTCGTCATCTACATGCCCGAAATCAGCCGCGACAAGCTCGGCGGTACCATGCGCCTCGGCTTGCGCCCGACCGAGTTCCAGCCCGGCAGCGAGTGGTCTAAGCTGCGCGCCCTGTACGGCGAGGCCGACTCGGTGGAGGAGAGACACCGCCACCGTTACGAGGCCAACCCGGCTTACGTCGAGAAGCTCTCCGAGGCCGGCTTGAACTTCATCGGCAAGGACGACACTGGTGAGCGCATGGAGATCTTTGAGCTCCAGAACCACCCCTATTTCGTTGGAACCCAATTCCACGCAGAGTACCAGTCCAAGGTCCTCAACCCTAGC AGACCCTACCTCGGCTTCGTTGCCGCCAGCGCGGGCTGCCTAGACCGCGTGGTCAAGGAGGAGCTCGCCGCTTCCAAGCAGGCCAACGGCGTCAAGCACGTCGTTTAA